From Ascaphus truei isolate aAscTru1 chromosome 20, aAscTru1.hap1, whole genome shotgun sequence, one genomic window encodes:
- the LOC142470677 gene encoding A-kinase anchor protein 8-like: protein MPQGGAEKTGNGVAHVPVQPTVEVKKEAEKKTEGQSVDAKKDDTVEKLSKQEKKRRKRNRAQENTAMDQAVTKPALVNTVAPPNDATKTMFSCNLCCFRSEDEREIQKHFKSTQHREIMRHLYGFLPKLSVNFLEEYLLDTNKNVFREREKRLEIEKPKSDNFRGIGQEHFLHRVEAAHCLACDILIPDIPNFLMDHIKSALHGQNRRAANKEIKKNAFNAATTILSNKAVAKLLERYNKGDSPFPDSNTKDDRAEAATAEVITGALEDLVAEDDDDEDSENVTLASSGGDTDVPKGMTFSDDDNKILSQLQSVTGRWELRPMKSHDGIEATSDEEAAEAI from the exons ATGCCCCAGGGGGGAGCCGAAAAGACAGGCAACG GTGTTGCACATGTCCCAGTCCAACCCACAGTAGAGGTAAAGAAGGAAGCA GAGAAAAAGACAGAAGGGCAAAGTGTAGACGCTAAGAAAG ATGACACCGTTGAAAAGCTGTCAAAGCAGGAGAAGAAGAGACGGAAGAGAAATAGGGCACAGGAGAACACTGCTATGGACCA AGCTGTGACCAAGCCAGCGCTTGTAAATACAGTGGCTCCCCCCAATGACGCCACTAAGACAATGTTCTCGTGCAACTTGTGCTGCTTCCGCAGTGAAGATGAGCGAGAAATTCAGAAGCATTTTAAGAGCACCCAGCACAGAGAGATCATGAGACATCTGTACGGCTTCCTACCCAAACTCAGCGTGAACTTCCTAGAG GAATACCTGCTCGATACGAACAAGAATGTGTTTCGTGAACGAGAGAAGAGGCTGGAGATCGAGAAACCCAAGAGCGACAATTTCAGAG GTATAGGACAGGAGCACTTCCTGCATCGTGTTGAAGCTGCACACTGTCTCGCTTGTGACATCCTTATCCCGGATATTCCTAATTTCCTAATGGACCACATTAAATCTGCACTCCACGGACAGAACCGCAGG GCAGCAAACAAGGAGATAAAGAAGAACGCCTTCAACGCGGCGACGACCATCTTATCCAACAAGGCAGTCGCCAAACTGCTGGAAAGGTACAACAAG GGGGACAGTCCCTTCCCAGACTCAAACACAAAGGATGACCGAGCAGAGGCAGCAACTGCAGAGGTGATCACAGGAGCTCTGGAAGACCTGGTGGCCGAGGATGACGACGATGAGGATTCTGAAAACGTCACTTTGGCGTCCTCTGGCGGTGACACAGACGTGCCGAAAGGAATGACATTTTCGGATGACGACAATAAAATCCTATCGCAGCTACAGAGCGTGACAGGCAGATGGGAGCTACGTCCAATGAAGTCTCACGATGGCATTGAGGCGACGTCTGATGAGGAGGCCGCAGAGGCCATTTGA